The following are from one region of the Georgenia sp. M64 genome:
- a CDS encoding ATP-binding cassette domain-containing protein, giving the protein MNDNATSEPLLSVRDLDVVYRGGGFRRPSFHALHSVSLDVAAGETVGLVGESGSGKTTLGRAVLGLAEVTGGSIHFDGTDITHLGRRARRVLSRDIQVVFQDPYSSLNPAMTVESILTEPLTAQGVGRAEASARVRQLLDQVGLAADAGRRYPREFSGGQRQRVAIARALAMRPRLIVCDEPVSALDLSTQAVVLDLLIDVQEQTGVSYLFVSHDLSVVRYISHRVAVMLRGEIVESGEGDVVTSNPVHPYTQKLLLASPVAHPVRQAERRLSYAGLS; this is encoded by the coding sequence ATGAACGACAACGCCACCAGCGAGCCCCTGCTCTCCGTGCGCGACCTGGACGTCGTCTACCGCGGCGGCGGCTTCCGGCGGCCGTCCTTCCATGCCCTGCACAGCGTCTCCCTCGACGTCGCCGCGGGCGAGACGGTCGGGCTGGTCGGTGAGTCCGGGTCGGGCAAGACGACCCTGGGCCGTGCCGTCCTGGGCCTGGCCGAGGTCACCGGCGGAAGCATCCACTTCGACGGCACCGACATCACCCACCTGGGGCGCCGCGCGCGCCGGGTCCTCAGCCGCGACATCCAGGTGGTCTTCCAGGACCCGTACTCCTCGCTCAACCCGGCGATGACGGTCGAGAGCATCCTCACCGAGCCGCTCACCGCGCAGGGGGTGGGCCGGGCGGAGGCGTCCGCGCGGGTGCGGCAGCTGCTCGACCAGGTGGGCCTCGCCGCCGACGCCGGCCGGCGCTACCCGCGGGAGTTCTCCGGCGGCCAGCGCCAGCGCGTCGCGATCGCCCGGGCCCTGGCGATGCGACCCCGGCTCATCGTGTGCGACGAGCCGGTCAGCGCCCTGGACCTGTCCACCCAGGCGGTCGTCCTCGACCTCCTCATCGACGTCCAGGAACAGACGGGGGTGTCCTACCTCTTCGTCTCCCACGACCTGTCGGTGGTGCGGTACATCAGCCACCGCGTCGCCGTCATGCTCCGCGGGGAGATCGTCGAGTCCGGCGAGGGCGACGTCGTGACGTCGAACCCCGTCCACCCCTACACCCAGAAGCTCCTGCTCGCCTCGCCCGTCGCCCACCCGGTGCGCCAGGCGGAGCGGCGGCTCAGCTACGCGGGCCTGTCCTGA
- a CDS encoding dipeptide/oligopeptide/nickel ABC transporter permease/ATP-binding protein: MSVPAVAPSPTLRRARTFVRNPVGVAAASVLLAIVAASLLAPVLSPQDPNLVVLSESLQGPSAAHPLGTDGSGRDVLSRILWGGRVSLQAGTIMVVTAVLCGVPAGLLAGYYSRWFDGLASWVSNLLMSLPEILIIIVVIASLGSGLAPTMITLGVLASPDLFRLTRSAVIGVRQELYVDAARVAGLTDPRIIFRHVLSVVLGPVLVRSSFIFGMAIIVQAGLEFLGFGDPERPSWGGELSSAFQNFQRAPELVVVPGVAIGLTVMSLALLGAALADTLGASRTTKSAWAKGTRPGNGRLVVAASDDDGSAAAAPTHEGALLDVANLSVRYPGADGTGTTVVEDVSLHVERGEVLGLVGESGSGKSQTSFAILGLLPPGAVVSARRLELDGRSLVGLSEPQMQALRGTRMAYVPQEPMSNLDPSFTIGSQLVKPMRRRLGLSRKEATARATALLERVGIPDPARTMRSYPHQLSGGMAQRVLIAGAVSCDPELLIADEPTTALDVTVQAEVLSLLRDLQRERNMGLVLVTHNLGVVADICDRVAVMREGRIVEQRPVLELFDDPHHEYTRTLLAATLDDAPPRRSRDEVPEVTR; the protein is encoded by the coding sequence CCATCGTCGCCGCGAGCCTCCTCGCACCGGTGCTCTCCCCCCAGGACCCCAACCTCGTCGTCCTGTCGGAGTCCCTCCAGGGGCCCAGCGCCGCTCACCCGCTCGGCACCGACGGCAGCGGCCGCGACGTGCTCAGCAGGATCCTGTGGGGCGGGCGCGTCAGCCTCCAGGCCGGCACGATCATGGTGGTCACCGCCGTGCTGTGCGGGGTGCCGGCCGGGCTCCTCGCCGGCTACTACTCGCGCTGGTTCGACGGGCTGGCCAGCTGGGTGTCGAACCTGCTGATGTCCCTGCCCGAGATCCTCATCATCATCGTGGTCATCGCCTCGCTCGGCAGCGGGCTCGCGCCGACCATGATCACCCTGGGGGTCCTGGCCTCGCCCGACCTCTTCCGCCTCACCCGCAGCGCCGTCATCGGGGTCCGCCAGGAGCTCTACGTCGACGCGGCACGGGTGGCGGGACTGACCGACCCGCGGATCATCTTCCGGCACGTGCTCTCCGTGGTGCTCGGCCCGGTGCTCGTGCGCTCGTCCTTCATCTTCGGCATGGCGATCATCGTCCAGGCCGGCCTGGAGTTCCTCGGCTTCGGCGACCCCGAGCGGCCGAGCTGGGGCGGGGAGCTCAGCTCCGCGTTCCAGAACTTCCAGCGCGCCCCCGAGCTGGTGGTCGTCCCCGGTGTCGCGATCGGACTGACCGTGATGTCCCTGGCGCTGCTCGGCGCCGCGCTCGCGGACACCCTCGGCGCGTCCCGCACCACCAAGAGCGCCTGGGCGAAGGGCACCCGGCCCGGGAACGGCCGGCTGGTCGTCGCCGCGAGCGACGACGACGGCTCGGCCGCCGCGGCCCCCACCCACGAGGGTGCGCTCCTCGACGTCGCCAACCTCAGCGTGCGCTACCCGGGCGCAGACGGCACCGGCACCACGGTGGTCGAGGACGTCTCGCTCCACGTCGAGCGCGGTGAGGTCCTCGGCCTCGTGGGCGAGTCCGGCTCCGGGAAGTCGCAGACCTCCTTCGCCATCCTCGGCCTGCTGCCGCCCGGTGCCGTCGTCTCGGCCCGACGCCTCGAGCTGGACGGCCGCAGCCTCGTCGGGCTCTCCGAGCCGCAGATGCAGGCGCTGCGCGGCACCCGGATGGCCTACGTGCCGCAGGAGCCGATGTCCAACCTCGACCCGTCCTTCACGATCGGCTCCCAGCTCGTCAAGCCGATGCGCCGCCGGCTCGGTCTGTCGAGGAAGGAGGCCACCGCGCGGGCGACGGCGCTGCTCGAGCGCGTGGGCATCCCGGACCCGGCCCGGACGATGCGCTCCTACCCGCACCAGCTCAGCGGGGGCATGGCCCAGCGCGTCCTCATCGCCGGTGCGGTCTCGTGCGACCCCGAGCTCCTCATCGCCGACGAGCCGACGACCGCGCTGGACGTGACCGTCCAGGCGGAGGTCCTCAGCCTGCTCCGGGACCTTCAGCGTGAGCGGAACATGGGCCTCGTCCTCGTCACGCACAACCTCGGCGTCGTGGCAGACATCTGCGACCGTGTCGCCGTCATGCGGGAGGGCCGCATCGTCGAGCAGCGCCCTGTGCTCGAGCTCTTCGACGACCCGCACCACGAGTACACCCGCACCCTGCTCGCCGCGACGCTCGACGACGCGCCGCCGCGCCGCTCCCGCGACGAGGTCCCGGAGGTGACCCGATGA